The Lutibacter sp. Hel_I_33_5 genome has a window encoding:
- the dapA gene encoding 4-hydroxy-tetrahydrodipicolinate synthase, translating to MQKFVGMGVALVTPFNDDLSVDFNALKNLVEFNIENGTNYLVINGTTGESATITKEEKTAIINTIIEVNNGRLPLVLGVGGANTQVVIEELQTLDLSNIDAILSVAPYYSKPTQEGFYQHFKAIANATTKDIILYNVPGRTAKNMEPATTIRLAKDFKNIVAVKEAGNHQQQYYSLLKDKPADFLIISGDDDLTLGAVLAGGSGVISVIGQAFPKEFSRMIQLGLEGKNKQAFAIHYSLMDIVSYIFEENNPSGIKAVLKNLNITSDKVRLPLVPASDDLQIKIANFMADFYN from the coding sequence ATGCAGAAATTTGTTGGGATGGGAGTTGCACTTGTTACTCCTTTTAATGATGATTTAAGTGTCGATTTTAATGCACTTAAAAACTTGGTTGAATTTAATATAGAAAACGGCACAAACTATTTAGTGATTAATGGCACAACAGGAGAAAGTGCAACCATCACTAAAGAAGAAAAAACAGCTATCATTAATACAATTATTGAGGTTAATAATGGAAGACTACCATTAGTTTTAGGCGTTGGTGGAGCAAATACACAAGTTGTAATAGAAGAATTGCAAACATTAGATTTATCTAATATTGATGCTATTTTATCAGTCGCACCTTATTATAGCAAACCTACACAAGAAGGATTTTATCAGCATTTTAAAGCGATTGCAAACGCAACAACAAAAGATATTATTTTATATAATGTTCCAGGTAGAACAGCAAAAAACATGGAGCCAGCTACAACAATACGTTTAGCAAAAGACTTTAAAAATATTGTAGCAGTAAAAGAAGCAGGGAACCATCAACAACAATATTATTCGCTATTAAAGGATAAACCAGCAGACTTTTTAATTATTTCTGGTGATGATGATTTAACTTTAGGAGCTGTATTAGCAGGAGGTTCTGGTGTTATTTCAGTCATCGGACAAGCATTTCCAAAAGAATTTTCTAGGATGATTCAGTTAGGTTTAGAAGGAAAAAATAAACAAGCATTTGCTATTCATTACAGCTTAATGGACATAGTTTCATATATTTTTGAAGAGAACAATCCATCCGGAATTAAAGCCGTTCTTAAAAATTTAAACATCACTTCAGACAAGGTTAGATTACCTTTAGTGCCAGCTTCTGATGATTTACAAATAAAAATCGCTAATTTTATGGCGGATTTTTATAATTAA
- the recN gene encoding DNA repair protein RecN: protein MLTQLSINNYALINQLSIDFSSGLSIITGETGAGKSILLGALGLVLGNRADSSTLKDTSKKCIVEAKIAISNYNLRDFFDEVDLDYEDNTIIRREILPSGKSRAFVNDTPVNLSILNELKSKLIDVHSQHQTLQLSDTNFQFEVLDALAKNQEKIASYKKGLVQLNQLKKELIVLEQNQREANQQYDYNLHLFKELEEVKLQVAEQQTLEETLDKLNNIEDIKLNLSEALSISVDEQVGLQNSLHTLENRLQKIASFSKEYEEISNRISSIKIELDDIVSELETANESVEFNPNELEKTNDRLQLIYNLQKKHYVNSIEELLVVHEQLSEKVGQVENAEETINAKKEAINAISKKLDEVANLITKSRVKVIPNLKSELEELLADLGMENARFSININQTKNYFSNGKDELEFLFSANKGGSFGELKKVASGGELSRIMLAVKKTLSENIQLPTIIFDEIDTGVSGEISNKIAAIMQQMSKHMQVITITHLPQIAAKGNNHYKVFKDEVDGVTTTNLKQLNTNDRIVEIAEMLSGKDISESAMTHAKELLN, encoded by the coding sequence TTGCTAACTCAACTTTCCATAAATAATTACGCATTAATCAATCAATTATCTATTGATTTTTCTTCAGGATTATCTATAATCACAGGAGAAACAGGTGCTGGGAAATCGATTCTTTTAGGAGCATTAGGCTTAGTTTTAGGAAACAGAGCAGATTCATCAACATTAAAAGATACTTCCAAAAAATGTATAGTTGAAGCTAAAATTGCGATTTCAAATTATAATTTAAGAGATTTTTTTGACGAAGTAGATTTAGATTATGAAGACAATACAATTATAAGAAGAGAGATTCTTCCTTCAGGAAAATCAAGAGCTTTTGTAAACGATACGCCAGTCAATTTATCGATTTTAAATGAATTAAAATCTAAGTTGATTGATGTACATTCTCAGCATCAAACATTACAATTATCAGATACTAATTTTCAGTTTGAAGTTTTAGATGCGCTGGCTAAAAATCAAGAGAAAATAGCTTCGTATAAAAAAGGCTTAGTACAGTTAAATCAACTTAAAAAAGAACTGATTGTTTTAGAACAAAATCAGCGAGAAGCAAATCAGCAATACGATTATAACTTGCACTTGTTTAAAGAGTTAGAAGAAGTTAAGTTACAAGTAGCTGAACAGCAAACTTTAGAAGAAACTTTAGATAAATTAAATAATATAGAAGATATTAAGCTGAATCTTTCCGAAGCATTATCTATTTCTGTTGATGAGCAAGTAGGTTTACAAAATTCACTACATACTTTAGAAAATAGATTGCAAAAAATCGCTTCTTTTTCTAAAGAATATGAAGAGATTTCAAATCGAATTTCTAGTATTAAAATTGAATTAGATGATATTGTTAGCGAATTAGAAACCGCGAATGAAAGTGTAGAATTTAATCCAAACGAACTAGAAAAAACAAACGATAGATTACAGTTGATTTATAATTTACAGAAAAAACATTATGTAAATTCTATTGAAGAATTGTTAGTCGTTCATGAGCAATTATCAGAAAAAGTAGGTCAGGTAGAAAATGCGGAAGAGACTATTAATGCTAAAAAAGAGGCAATTAATGCAATCTCAAAAAAGTTAGATGAAGTTGCTAATTTAATTACAAAATCGAGAGTTAAAGTTATTCCGAATTTAAAAAGCGAATTAGAAGAGTTATTAGCAGATTTAGGTATGGAAAACGCACGTTTCTCAATCAATATAAATCAAACTAAAAATTACTTTAGTAACGGAAAAGATGAATTAGAATTTCTGTTTTCTGCAAATAAAGGTGGAAGTTTTGGTGAATTAAAAAAAGTAGCTTCTGGCGGAGAATTATCCCGTATTATGTTAGCTGTAAAAAAGACATTATCAGAAAATATACAATTACCAACCATAATTTTTGACGAAATTGATACTGGAGTTTCAGGTGAAATTTCTAATAAAATTGCAGCAATTATGCAGCAAATGAGTAAACATATGCAGGTAATTACCATAACGCATTTACCACAAATTGCAGCCAAAGGAAATAATCATTATAAAGTTTTTAAAGACGAAGTTGATGGAGTAACAACCACCAATTTAAAACAATTAAATACGAATGATAGAATTGTTGAAATTGCAGAAATGTTAAGCGGAAAAGATATTTCAGAAAGTGCAATGACACATGCAAAAGAATTATTGAATTAA
- the ligA gene encoding NAD-dependent DNA ligase LigA — MSVEQKIQSLREILRKHNHNYYVLDNATISDYDFDIKLKELEKLEEENPQFFDANSPTQRVGGGITKNFETVTHKNRMYSLDNSYSKEDLLDWEKRIQKNLGSSDIEYTCELKYDGASINLTFENGEFIKAVTRGDGFQGDDVSTNIKTIKSIPLIINSDFVRDFEMRGEIILPLDGFNKMNEERIANGEEAYRNPRNTASGSLKLQDSAEVAKRPLDCLLYQVVTNERTYKTHFESLENARKVGFKVPKTIALAKSIDDVFEFVNHWDSKRNELPYETDGVVIKVNNLQQQEELGYTAKAPRWAIAYKFKAEQVSTVLHEISYQVGRTGAITPVANLEPVQLAGTIVKRASLHNADQIEKLDIRVGDTVFVEKGGEIIPKIIAVDLTKRLDNSEGTIYATNCPECDTALIRTEGDAKHYCPNEFGCAPQITGRVQHFISRKAMDIDGLGGETVDLLRKEGLIQNYADLYDLRVEQIIPLERMAEKSAQNMVAGIEKSKEIPFEKVLFALGIRFVGETVAKKLTKHFKSIDNLMTADFETLINVDEIGDRIAQSIIDFSNDLGNIQLINRLKSYGLQLEVSAESLENQTDKLQGNIFVVSGVFHQMSRNELKKAIEDNGGKVSSSISKKTNYIVAGDNMGPSKLTKAQDLGIAIISEQDFLDLIN; from the coding sequence ATGAGTGTAGAACAAAAAATACAATCACTTAGAGAAATATTAAGAAAGCACAATCATAATTATTATGTGTTAGATAATGCCACAATTTCTGATTACGATTTTGATATCAAACTAAAAGAATTAGAAAAGTTAGAAGAAGAAAATCCACAGTTTTTTGATGCTAATTCACCAACCCAAAGAGTAGGAGGTGGAATTACTAAGAATTTTGAAACCGTTACTCATAAAAATCGAATGTATTCTTTAGATAATTCATACTCTAAAGAAGATTTATTAGATTGGGAAAAACGAATTCAGAAGAATTTAGGATCTTCAGACATAGAATATACGTGTGAACTAAAATACGACGGAGCTTCCATCAACTTAACTTTTGAAAACGGAGAATTTATTAAAGCGGTAACACGTGGCGATGGGTTTCAAGGAGATGATGTTTCTACAAACATTAAAACTATAAAATCAATCCCATTAATAATTAATTCGGACTTTGTGCGTGATTTTGAAATGCGTGGCGAAATTATTTTACCATTAGATGGTTTTAATAAAATGAATGAAGAACGAATTGCAAATGGAGAGGAAGCATATAGAAACCCACGAAATACAGCAAGTGGAAGTTTAAAATTACAAGACAGTGCTGAAGTTGCTAAACGACCATTAGATTGTTTGTTGTATCAGGTTGTAACGAATGAGCGTACATATAAAACACATTTCGAAAGTTTAGAAAATGCTAGAAAAGTAGGTTTTAAAGTGCCAAAAACGATTGCTTTAGCAAAATCAATTGATGACGTTTTTGAATTTGTAAATCATTGGGATTCAAAACGCAACGAGTTGCCTTATGAAACTGATGGTGTAGTTATTAAAGTTAATAATTTACAACAACAAGAAGAGCTAGGCTATACAGCAAAAGCACCACGTTGGGCAATTGCCTATAAATTTAAAGCAGAGCAAGTTTCAACTGTTTTACATGAAATTTCGTATCAAGTTGGACGTACAGGAGCAATTACACCTGTAGCAAATTTAGAACCTGTTCAATTAGCAGGAACTATTGTAAAAAGAGCTTCGTTACACAATGCAGATCAAATTGAAAAACTAGATATTAGAGTTGGCGATACAGTTTTTGTTGAGAAAGGTGGAGAAATTATTCCTAAAATTATTGCGGTAGATTTAACAAAAAGACTTGATAATTCTGAAGGAACTATCTATGCAACCAATTGCCCAGAATGTGATACGGCGTTGATTAGAACGGAAGGAGATGCTAAGCATTATTGTCCGAATGAATTTGGTTGTGCACCGCAAATAACAGGAAGAGTTCAACACTTTATTTCAAGAAAAGCCATGGATATTGATGGTTTAGGCGGAGAAACGGTTGATTTATTACGTAAAGAAGGATTGATCCAAAATTATGCTGATTTATATGATTTAAGAGTAGAGCAAATAATTCCATTAGAAAGAATGGCAGAAAAATCTGCTCAAAACATGGTTGCAGGTATAGAAAAATCAAAGGAGATTCCGTTTGAAAAAGTATTGTTTGCACTTGGAATTAGATTTGTTGGAGAAACCGTTGCAAAAAAACTAACGAAGCATTTTAAATCGATTGATAATTTAATGACTGCTGATTTTGAAACCTTAATTAATGTTGATGAAATTGGAGATAGAATCGCACAAAGTATTATTGATTTTTCTAATGATTTAGGTAATATTCAATTGATTAATCGCTTGAAATCTTATGGATTACAATTAGAAGTTTCGGCAGAAAGTTTAGAAAATCAAACAGATAAATTACAAGGAAATATTTTTGTTGTTTCTGGGGTTTTTCATCAAATGAGCAGAAATGAATTAAAGAAAGCCATTGAAGATAATGGAGGAAAGGTGAGTAGTTCCATTTCTAAAAAAACCAATTATATAGTTGCGGGCGATAATATGGGGCCAAGTAAATTAACAAAAGCCCAAGATTTAGGAATTGCAATTATTTCTGAGCAAGATTTCTTAGATTTGATAAATTAG
- a CDS encoding outer membrane protein assembly factor BamD, which produces MKNVACLLIVCLMLFSCSEYQKVLNKGSKEEQYKMAIKMYETKKYNKALRLFEKITPAFRGKPQMERIQFMVAQANFNTKGYSLAGYYFDRFTKNYPKSSKKEEAAFLSAYSYKLGSPRFSLDATDTYKALEAFQGFINTYPNSSRIEEANNHYKEIRYKLQKKHFEIAKTYYKTADYDLRNYKAAIQAFDNLLSDYLGSEFKEEALYYRLKAAHDLVLKSYNRRKPERIKDAIKAYEKLKRSFPESKFMEDSNKMLATLHKEQKQLQKS; this is translated from the coding sequence ATGAAGAATGTAGCGTGTTTATTGATTGTTTGCTTGATGTTGTTTTCATGTAGCGAATATCAAAAAGTTTTAAATAAAGGAAGTAAGGAAGAGCAATACAAAATGGCTATTAAAATGTACGAAACTAAAAAGTACAATAAAGCCTTACGTTTGTTTGAAAAAATTACACCAGCATTTAGAGGAAAACCTCAAATGGAGCGTATCCAATTTATGGTTGCACAAGCGAACTTTAATACAAAGGGATATAGCTTAGCCGGATACTATTTTGATCGTTTTACCAAAAACTATCCAAAGAGTTCTAAAAAAGAAGAAGCTGCATTTTTATCAGCATATAGCTATAAATTAGGATCTCCAAGATTTAGTTTAGATGCTACAGATACTTATAAGGCGTTAGAAGCTTTTCAAGGATTTATAAATACATATCCAAATTCATCAAGAATAGAGGAGGCTAATAATCACTATAAAGAAATCCGTTATAAATTACAGAAAAAGCATTTCGAAATTGCTAAAACGTATTATAAAACAGCAGATTACGATTTAAGAAACTATAAAGCAGCTATTCAAGCTTTCGATAATTTATTAAGTGATTATTTAGGGTCAGAGTTTAAAGAAGAAGCTTTATACTACAGATTAAAAGCGGCACACGATTTGGTGTTAAAGAGTTATAATAGAAGAAAGCCAGAACGAATTAAAGATGCTATTAAAGCATACGAAAAATTAAAAAGAAGTTTTCCAGAATCAAAATTCATGGAAGATTCTAATAAAATGTTAGCAACATTACATAAAGAACAAAAACAATTACAAAAGAGTTAA
- a CDS encoding lysoplasmalogenase yields MSKKSKITLASIFFLIVVIVDVYAVITHNTLLEQIFKPLLMTSLVLVYLASVKKPNFWYVSALFFCFWGDVFLLDKPNFFTFGLASFLVGHIIYIKISKDFLKQEITAKMISSSFPFVIIFCVLMYLVYPNLGNMLLPVLVYGIVISTFGAITLLNYRQEKSTENLWLSLGALVFIVSDSLIAIHRFYEAKEIYSIAIIITYIVAQYLICKAMIAKNN; encoded by the coding sequence ATGAGTAAGAAAAGTAAAATCACATTAGCATCAATCTTTTTTTTAATTGTTGTAATTGTAGATGTTTATGCAGTAATAACGCATAATACATTATTAGAACAAATTTTTAAGCCATTACTAATGACAAGTTTGGTATTGGTGTATTTAGCATCAGTAAAGAAACCAAATTTTTGGTATGTTTCTGCCTTGTTTTTTTGTTTTTGGGGTGATGTTTTTCTGCTAGATAAACCTAACTTCTTCACATTTGGATTAGCTTCTTTTTTAGTAGGACATATTATTTATATAAAAATATCTAAAGACTTTTTAAAACAAGAAATTACCGCAAAAATGATTAGTTCTTCTTTTCCTTTTGTGATTATTTTTTGTGTACTAATGTATCTTGTCTATCCAAATTTAGGAAATATGTTATTGCCTGTTTTAGTTTACGGAATAGTAATTTCAACTTTTGGAGCTATTACATTACTTAACTATCGTCAAGAAAAATCAACAGAAAATTTATGGCTATCACTTGGTGCTCTTGTTTTTATTGTATCAGACAGTTTAATTGCTATTCATAGATTTTATGAAGCGAAAGAAATATATAGTATTGCAATTATTATAACTTATATTGTAGCTCAATATTTGATATGTAAAGCGATGATTGCTAAAAATAATTAA
- a CDS encoding DUF4835 family protein yields MRKLVFLIGLFLMIGNVNSQELNCLVTVNHNQIAGSNKQVFVTLERALTEFINQTKWTDKEVEIEEKINCAINIIVTARNNNNFEASIQVQSTRPIYGSTYASPLLNLNDDDFSFKYNEFDPLIFNPNSFDSNLVSTIVFYVYTILGMDADSFSVKGGEVYLKAAQNAALQAQQSGLAAWENQVGKQNRFMLIDNLLSRKLGNFRTVNYDYHRFGLDNFVKDPKESKQAIENAVIKLETIYNKSIGNYLIRLFFDAKADEIVNVYSDETKTNQQQRLITAVRKISPNNNPKWQKIN; encoded by the coding sequence ATGCGTAAACTAGTTTTTCTTATTGGCTTATTTTTAATGATTGGCAATGTAAATTCACAAGAATTAAATTGTTTAGTTACTGTAAATCATAATCAAATTGCAGGATCTAATAAGCAAGTTTTTGTTACTTTAGAAAGAGCTTTAACAGAATTTATCAATCAAACTAAATGGACAGATAAAGAAGTAGAAATCGAAGAGAAAATTAATTGCGCAATTAATATTATTGTAACGGCTAGAAATAATAATAATTTTGAAGCAAGTATTCAAGTACAATCTACTAGACCCATTTATGGTTCTACTTATGCATCACCATTATTAAACTTAAACGACGATGATTTTTCTTTTAAGTATAACGAGTTTGATCCGTTAATTTTTAATCCAAATTCTTTTGATAGTAACTTAGTTTCTACCATTGTTTTTTATGTATACACCATTCTTGGTATGGATGCAGATTCATTTTCTGTAAAAGGAGGGGAAGTGTACTTAAAAGCTGCACAAAATGCAGCATTACAAGCACAACAAAGTGGTTTAGCAGCTTGGGAAAATCAAGTAGGTAAGCAAAATAGATTTATGCTGATTGATAATTTATTGTCGCGTAAACTAGGAAACTTTAGAACGGTTAATTACGATTATCACAGATTTGGATTAGATAATTTTGTGAAAGACCCTAAAGAATCTAAGCAAGCAATAGAAAACGCAGTTATTAAGTTGGAAACTATTTATAATAAATCAATAGGAAACTATTTAATTAGATTGTTTTTTGATGCAAAAGCTGATGAAATAGTAAATGTCTATTCCGATGAAACAAAAACAAATCAGCAACAAAGATTAATTACTGCGGTTAGAAAAATTTCTCCAAACAATAACCCTAAGTGGCAAAAAATTAATTAA
- a CDS encoding ferritin, which translates to MLSKKIEAALNEQIKVEAESSQVYLSMACWAEVQGFEGVAQFMYAHSDEERMHMLKLVKFVNERGGHAKISQLDAPPLEFGSFKEVFQTLFEHEVFVSKSINDLVHITLEERDYATHNFLQWYVSEQIEEEALARNILDKINLIGDDKSGFYLFDNDIKQLIVADTPPA; encoded by the coding sequence ATGTTATCAAAAAAAATAGAAGCAGCATTAAATGAACAAATAAAAGTAGAAGCAGAATCGTCTCAAGTATATTTGTCAATGGCTTGTTGGGCGGAAGTCCAAGGTTTTGAGGGTGTTGCACAATTTATGTATGCACATTCAGACGAAGAACGTATGCATATGCTTAAGTTGGTTAAATTTGTTAACGAACGTGGCGGACATGCAAAAATATCTCAATTAGACGCGCCACCTCTTGAGTTTGGTTCTTTTAAAGAAGTGTTTCAAACATTGTTTGAGCACGAAGTTTTTGTATCTAAATCAATCAATGATTTGGTACATATCACTTTAGAAGAGAGAGATTATGCGACCCATAACTTTTTACAATGGTATGTTTCTGAGCAAATAGAAGAAGAAGCATTAGCTAGAAATATCTTAGATAAAATAAATTTAATTGGTGATGATAAAAGCGGATTCTATTTGTTTGACAATGATATTAAACAATTAATTGTTGCAGATACACCGCCAGCATAA
- the coaBC gene encoding bifunctional phosphopantothenoylcysteine decarboxylase/phosphopantothenate--cysteine ligase CoaBC, with product MSVLSGKKILLGITAGIAAYKTASLVRLFIKSGAEVKVIMTPASKDFITPLTLSTLSKNPVHSTFYNKEDENELWNNHVDLGLWADIMLVAPATANTLSKMANGTCDNLLLATYLSAKCPVYFAPAMDLDMYKHPSTIESLEKLQSFKNVMIPATSGELASGLVGEGRMAEPQDIVSFIENEILSKLPLKGKKVLLTAGPTYEAIDPVRFIGNHSSGKMGFAIAKAAANLGAEVILITGPSHQKVQHSFIKRVDVTSAEEMYTAAHTYFSDVDIAILSAAVADFKPKNVAHQKIKKKDATLTIELEKTKDILASLGAIKKEQFLVGFALETNNEIVNAKGKLERKNLDAIVLNSLQDKGAGFATDTNKITIIDKNLNEKAFQLKSKAAVAVDIMNEILLRIKK from the coding sequence ATGTCTGTTTTAAGCGGTAAGAAAATTCTACTTGGCATTACTGCCGGAATAGCCGCTTACAAAACGGCTAGCTTAGTCCGTTTATTTATAAAATCAGGCGCAGAAGTTAAGGTAATTATGACACCTGCGTCTAAAGATTTTATTACTCCGCTTACACTTTCTACACTTTCTAAAAACCCTGTTCATTCTACTTTTTATAATAAAGAAGATGAAAATGAATTATGGAATAATCATGTAGATTTAGGTCTTTGGGCAGATATTATGTTAGTTGCACCAGCAACAGCAAATACATTGTCTAAAATGGCAAATGGAACATGTGATAATTTATTATTAGCAACCTATTTGTCAGCTAAATGTCCTGTATATTTTGCTCCTGCGATGGATTTAGATATGTACAAACATCCATCAACTATAGAAAGTTTAGAGAAATTACAAAGCTTTAAAAATGTTATGATTCCTGCTACTTCTGGAGAATTAGCAAGTGGTTTGGTTGGTGAAGGAAGAATGGCAGAACCCCAAGATATTGTTTCTTTTATAGAAAATGAGATACTGTCTAAATTGCCTTTAAAAGGAAAAAAAGTATTATTAACTGCTGGTCCAACCTATGAAGCAATTGACCCTGTTCGTTTTATTGGAAATCATTCTTCAGGAAAAATGGGGTTTGCAATTGCAAAAGCTGCAGCTAATTTGGGAGCGGAAGTTATTTTAATTACTGGCCCTTCACATCAAAAAGTACAACACTCATTTATAAAAAGAGTAGATGTTACTTCTGCTGAAGAAATGTATACAGCAGCTCACACTTATTTTTCTGATGTAGATATCGCTATTTTATCAGCGGCAGTTGCAGATTTTAAACCAAAAAATGTTGCACATCAGAAAATAAAAAAGAAAGATGCAACGTTAACCATAGAGTTAGAAAAGACAAAAGATATTTTAGCTTCGTTAGGAGCAATTAAAAAAGAGCAATTTTTAGTAGGGTTTGCTCTAGAAACGAATAATGAAATAGTGAATGCAAAAGGTAAGTTGGAACGTAAAAACTTAGATGCAATAGTTTTAAATTCTTTACAAGATAAAGGAGCGGGTTTTGCAACGGATACCAATAAAATTACTATTATTGATAAAAATTTAAATGAAAAGGCATTTCAATTAAAATCTAAAGCAGCAGTTGCAGTAGATATTATGAATGAAATTCTTTTAAGAATAAAGAAGTAA
- a CDS encoding esterase-like activity of phytase family protein — MKINQVLLLFLLVFFNCNSEKSIQLNFLDEYIIKDSINFNNSIVGGLSGVDYANNQYYFVVDDASKPRVLLADINIRKDTISGITFKKNIHLNDSTEQFYEDNHLDLESIFVDVNNHINLTSEGSIKRDKNPTIFKIDASGKFIGHTKIPNYFNANSVFKPKHNGVFEGSTKSLDASGFWVAMESPLEADGEEPTFHKTQSPVRITFYDAKTNKATKQFAYLLDKIDKPAKGSLNLNGLTAILEYAKNQFFIIERAYQSGYGSHGNVVRIYKSTLKKTTTTTLEFNSLRDQEYVPIEKELVLDFSTIQDKLTDGIIDNIEGITLGPKLSNGNQSLLLISDDNFQIYGKQLNQFILLEILRK, encoded by the coding sequence ATGAAAATTAATCAAGTTTTATTATTATTTCTTTTAGTTTTTTTCAATTGTAACTCAGAAAAAAGCATACAGCTTAACTTTTTAGATGAATATATTATTAAAGATTCAATTAATTTTAATAATTCTATTGTTGGTGGTTTATCGGGGGTGGATTATGCAAATAATCAATATTATTTTGTTGTTGATGATGCAAGTAAACCAAGAGTGTTATTAGCGGATATTAACATTAGAAAAGATACAATTTCAGGAATCACTTTTAAAAAAAATATTCATTTAAATGATTCTACAGAGCAATTTTATGAGGATAATCATTTAGATTTAGAATCAATTTTTGTTGATGTAAATAATCATATAAATTTAACAAGTGAAGGTTCAATTAAGCGAGATAAAAATCCAACTATTTTTAAAATAGATGCATCAGGTAAATTTATAGGACACACTAAAATTCCTAATTATTTTAATGCAAATTCGGTTTTTAAACCAAAACATAACGGAGTGTTTGAAGGTTCAACTAAAAGTTTGGATGCTTCAGGTTTTTGGGTAGCTATGGAATCACCTTTAGAAGCCGATGGAGAGGAACCTACGTTTCATAAAACGCAATCGCCAGTTAGGATTACTTTTTATGATGCTAAAACGAATAAAGCAACTAAACAGTTTGCATATCTGTTAGATAAAATTGATAAACCAGCCAAGGGATCATTAAATTTAAACGGACTTACGGCAATATTGGAATATGCAAAAAACCAATTTTTTATAATAGAAAGAGCATATCAAAGTGGCTATGGAAGTCATGGAAATGTAGTGAGAATTTATAAATCAACTTTAAAAAAAACAACGACTACTACTTTAGAATTTAATTCTTTAAGAGATCAAGAATATGTTCCGATAGAAAAAGAACTGGTTTTAGATTTTTCAACGATTCAAGATAAACTCACCGATGGAATAATTGATAATATTGAAGGGATTACATTAGGGCCAAAACTATCAAACGGAAATCAATCTTTGTTATTAATTTCTGATGATAATTTTCAAATTTATGGCAAACAATTAAATCAATTTATTTTATTAGAAATTTTACGGAAATAA
- a CDS encoding DNA-directed RNA polymerase subunit omega, protein MDYKETNAAVSTITYDKNAIEKPTENIYEAISIIAKRATQINSDLKKELVDKLDEFATYNDSLEEVFENKEQIEVSKFYERLPKPTAIAVEEWLNDKVYHRTPETE, encoded by the coding sequence ATGGACTATAAAGAAACAAATGCAGCTGTAAGTACAATTACGTATGATAAAAATGCTATTGAAAAGCCAACAGAGAATATCTATGAGGCAATTTCTATCATCGCAAAAAGAGCTACTCAAATTAATTCTGACTTAAAGAAAGAATTAGTTGATAAATTAGATGAGTTTGCTACTTACAACGATAGTTTAGAAGAAGTTTTTGAAAACAAAGAACAAATTGAAGTTTCTAAATTTTACGAGCGTTTACCTAAACCAACTGCTATTGCTGTTGAAGAATGGTTAAACGATAAAGTATACCATAGAACTCCAGAAACAGAATAA